Proteins encoded in a region of the Rhizobium sp. CC-YZS058 genome:
- a CDS encoding DUF6950 family protein, translated as MITLKRKDQWLSAYHDELELIRRTPFSWKEHECASGLAARVVTAVTGVDLALPYAGRYQDAVSAYRTLRSTGFADLADFAASVLPEYDHPVDAHIADIAAIPTHTPFRHVLGVFNGERIWVLTEGGLGSVDRAAAVRAFKVG; from the coding sequence ATGATCACCCTGAAGCGCAAGGACCAGTGGCTCTCCGCTTATCACGACGAGCTCGAACTGATCCGTCGCACACCATTCTCCTGGAAGGAGCATGAGTGCGCGTCGGGCCTCGCCGCCCGCGTCGTCACGGCCGTGACCGGGGTCGATCTCGCTCTGCCCTATGCCGGCCGCTACCAAGACGCGGTCTCGGCTTACCGAACGCTCCGCTCGACCGGCTTTGCAGATCTCGCCGACTTCGCCGCATCGGTTCTGCCGGAATACGATCATCCGGTCGACGCGCACATTGCCGACATCGCCGCCATCCCGACCCATACCCCGTTTCGCCACGTGCTGGGCGTCTTCAACGGCGAGCGCATCTGGGTGCTGACCGAAGGCGGTCTCGGCTCAGTCGATCGCGCGGCGGCCGTGCGCGCCTTCAAGGTGGGCTGA